Within Anolis sagrei isolate rAnoSag1 chromosome 3, rAnoSag1.mat, whole genome shotgun sequence, the genomic segment caggcaccccccccccccccgagttacaaacatctgacttacaaatgacttaaatttacaaatgggggtgagacaacaggaagtgagagaaatctacccctaggaagggaaattaactcctgaaagaattGTCATGGGgtaaaggtgtctccactaaagtTTTATcattaatccttgtttccacaacatgccaatttgtttcaaaatccaattatcacagggacagaaagtgaggtgaagacTTCAGAACACGGGGCACGGacatcaaaacaaacaccacaggtgtgttcaccattccttttgctttccaaagcttatatttggctggagttacacttaaaatgtacctgttccaacttagaaacaaatgcaacataagaacaaacctacagaacctatcttgttgtaATTTGGAGATAGGCATATATGTGTTATATAGgcatatatatgttttaaaatttatATGTAGTTGAACAGACCCTTTTACATTTCACAGAAAACTCCTCATACAGATGGTATTTCTGTGTAGGACATAATACTGTATAAACTCACATATAGTTTCAAACATAAAATCAtgatgcagattttttttgttcagaCATTATgctgattagaatcatagaatcatagaaacatagagttggaagagacctcgtgggtcatccagtccaaccctctgtcaagaagcagggaaatcgcattcaaagcaccccgacagatagtcacccgacctctgtttaaaagcctccaagtaaggagcctccaccacaccccaaggcagagagttcctctgctgaacagctctctcagttaggaagttctccctcatgttcaaatagaatctcctttcttgtagtttgaagccattgttccatgtcctagtctccaaggcagcagaaatcaagcttgttccctcctccccatgacttcacctcagatatttaaacatgaccatcatgtctcctctctgccttctcttctgcaggtaaacatacccagctctttaagctgctcctcatagggcttgttctccagacccttgatcattttagtcaccctcctctggacacattccttacTGGTATCCaagtaaggagcctccaccacaccccaaggcagagagttcctctgctgaacagctctctcagttaggaagttctccctcatgttcaaatagaatctcctttcttgtagtttgaagccattgttccgtgtcctagtctccaaggcagcagaaaacaagtttgttcccTCTTCCCCATGACTTCACCTCACCTCAGATATTTaaagagggaacaagcttgttccctcttccTCATGACTTCAcctcagatatttaaacatgaccataatgtcccctctcagccttctcttctgcatgtaaacatacccagctctttaagatgctcctcatagggcttgttctccagacccttgatcattttagtcaccctcctctggacacattccagattgtcaattcATTGATAATTCCTCACAGAAGCTCAGTATACCCATAGAATGCTTTTGGTCTTCTATACAGCATACTTTTACATAGCTTTCCAgcacatggatggatggagacaTGAAAAGCCATCATTCATCCATCATTAGATGCAATTCATACACTACCATCCTCTTTATGGGATTTTGTCTTGAGAGATTATAAATGTTGAGCCTTGGTACTCATAAGCTGTcactttttatataaaatatgcaCCCTGCCTGCAGGTAAAGTAGATGTTTAGGCGTTGAAAAATAGTAGCCAAAGGGTATGAACTGAAGTCTAATGCAAAAACCATTAGACTTCAAGCCAGGAAGAATCCAACAAGAATCCAACTTTTTGATGGATTCAGCAAGAATTCAACTTGCTGAATCCATCGAGCCAGcaagaagccaagccaaaaagtcAGCAAAAATCCAACTTTTCGAGGTGCTGCACACATGggatacaacaggcatgggcaaactttggtcctccaagttttttggatttcaactcccacaattcctaacagcttacacCCATGCCTTGACAACAAACCTTGTAAGTTATTACCTTTTGCCTACATATTTTGCACATGCTCTTTTAGATACAAATACGGAATTTGATTGCAAACCTCTCCTCTTGTTTTAtgataaatgtttgtttgcaatacaTGTATTTCTCAAAAGCCCATTAAATGATACATTTAGCAAGGAACCATTCTTCAGCATCTGTATCCTGCAAATCAATTATTCAGCAATAAAAAGTCTCAATGAAGCACATAGACCTAGAATAAGAGGGGCAACAGATCCAAGCCAATGCaagaataaaggtaaaggtttccccttgacattaagtctagtcgtgtctgactttgggggggaagtgctgctcatttccatttctaagccaaagacaccgtagacaccttcaagatcagctatccccttgacattaagtctagttgtgtctgactcggggggggggggtgtgctgctcatttccatttctaagccaaagagccggcattgtccgtagacacctcaaagatcatgtagccagcatgactgcatggagcgccattaccttcctgcagaaacggtacctattgatctactcacttttgcatgtttttgaactggcaggttggcaaaagctaaggctaacagcaggaactcacatgctccctggatttgaaccaccaaccttttggtcagcaagtttagcagctcagcagtttaacccactgcaccaccagggagccctATGCAAGGAGCACGAATCAAAGAATCAGTCTGCTAACCTACAATTACACCATACAAGTGCATGCAGGCAAGAGGCATGCATACAAGAGCTGAACTTGGTGCTGAATGCAGACTTCTGCACACCATGAACCTCAGCTTCTATAGAacagaacaggggtcctcaaactttttaaacagagggccaggtcacaatccctcaaactgctggacggccggattataatttgaagaaaaaaaaaaccatgaatgaattcctatgcacactgcacatatcttatttttagtgcaaaaaacactttaaaacaatacaataattaaaatgaagatttttttaacaaatataaacttattagtatttcaatgggaagtgtgggcctgcttttggatgatgagataggattgctgttgttgttgttgtgtgctctcaagtcagacttaggttgaccctgagcgagggccgggtaaatgacttggagggccgtatctggcccccgggccttagtttgaggacccctggaatagAAGAAACAAACGCCTATCCCTGGACGTCACCTTCTACATTTTCCTCCCGCACTCCCATTTCCAACAGCCATCATCCCACCTTTTTTGAATTCCTCAAGCATGGCGTCCAGCTTGGTATCGTTGAAAACAAAGTGCAGCGGGTGGTTATAGAAACGGGTGATGGTTTTGAGCGGGGTGCAATCGTCCGGATCCACAAAAGCCAAGTCCTTGACAAAAAGAAGGTCCACAATGTTGGAGCGATCCCCTTCGAAGACAGGGATGCGGGTGTAGCCGCTCTCCATAATTTCAGACATGGTGTTGAAATCCAGCACGGCCTCTGCTGTGATCATAAAGCAGTCCCGAAGCGGAGTCATGACGTCCTCCACCGTCTTGGTGCGCAACTCCAGTGCCCCTTGGATAATGTTGAGCTCCTCCTTGACCAGGTCATTGTACGGGTCCGTGACCCTCAACATTTCCAGCAGCTTCTCCCGGTTGTAGACAGTGCCGATCTCCTGTCCCAAGACACAGTCTAACAGTTTGCTGACCGGGTAAGAGGCCGGGAAGGTCATCATCATGAAGAACTTGGTGAGGAAGATGGTGTTGGCGCCCACAGCGAGGCCGTGCCGGGAGCAAATGGCCTGCGGCACGATCTCGCCGAAGATGACAATCCCAATGGTGGAGACGACGACGGCGACCAATCCGGAGCCGGCGATGTCGTCCAGGAGGATGGTGAGCGTGGTGTTGACCAGAACGTTGCCCAGGAGCAGTGAGCAGAGCAGGTAGTTGCCCTGGCGGCGGACAGGCTCGATGCGCTTGGCGTAGTTCTTCTCCTTCTCGGTCCCGCAGTTCTGGACGATGCGCAGCTCCATGGGGTCCAGGGCCATGAGGCCCAGGTTGAGCCCGCTGAACATCCCGGAGAGGCAGAGCAGGAGGGAGATGAAGATGACCTGCAGCCAGAAGGGCAGGAGGAACTTCTTCTCCTCGCCCACGATCATCTTGGTGTCCTCGCCGTCGTGGTAGAACCACAGCGTCTCCGTCCAGGGCCCGCCATCGGGGCCGATCACCCCGGGGCCCACGCCCACGCCCCCCGGGCCGCCCGAGGCCGCCGCCGGGGAGGAGACCGAGGTGCACAGGTAGTAGGACTTGCTCTTCTCCGTCTTGCGCAAGGGCTTGATGTCGATCTCGATGACGCCGGAGGTGCGGCGGTTGAGCGCGATGTGGGGACGGATGATGATGTCCGAGGTGCGGATGCCGCAGCGCTGCAgcgaggagggagaggaaggcgaggaagaggaggaagaggaagaggccgGCGCGCGGCCCTCCTCGGCGGCCTCCCCGCCCTCGCGCCGCCGCTCGTGCTCCGTGAAGGCGATGCGCGACCAGGTCTCGTTGTTGATGTTCTGCCCGTAGACCCGCAGCTTGACCCGGGTCCGCTCGCTCACACGCAGCACGCCTTTCTCCATGAAGGAGACGTCGTCCGTGTCCTCCAGCCGCAAGCCGATGATGACAGTCTCCTCAGAGTCCGGCAACGCGG encodes:
- the CNNM2 gene encoding metal transporter CNNM2 isoform X2, coding for MAAAAAWLMAGRPGGGGCEPLVLPLLLGVLLLSRCLGEQPPRGAASASSSSSASSSSSVSSALPDSEETVIIGLRLEDTDDVSFMEKGVLRVSERTRVKLRVYGQNINNETWSRIAFTEHERRREGGEAAEEGRAPASSSSSSSSPSSPSSLQRCGIRTSDIIIRPHIALNRRTSGVIEIDIKPLRKTEKSKSYYLCTSVSSPAAASGGPGGVGVGPGVIGPDGGPWTETLWFYHDGEDTKMIVGEEKKFLLPFWLQVIFISLLLCLSGMFSGLNLGLMALDPMELRIVQNCGTEKEKNYAKRIEPVRRQGNYLLCSLLLGNVLVNTTLTILLDDIAGSGLVAVVVSTIGIVIFGEIVPQAICSRHGLAVGANTIFLTKFFMMMTFPASYPVSKLLDCVLGQEIGTVYNREKLLEMLRVTDPYNDLVKEELNIIQGALELRTKTVEDVMTPLRDCFMITAEAVLDFNTMSEIMESGYTRIPVFEGDRSNIVDLLFVKDLAFVDPDDCTPLKTITRFYNHPLHFVFNDTKLDAMLEEFKKGKSHLAIVQRVNNEGEGDPFYEVLGIVTLEDVIEEIIKSEILDETDLYTDNKTKKKVAHRERKQDFSAFKQTDSEMKIKISPQLLLAMHRFLATEVEAFGPSQMSEKILLRLLKHPNVIQELKYDEKNKKAPEYYLYQRNKPIDYFILILQGKVEVEAGKEGMKFEAGAFSYYGVMALIASPAENKSPPRSCGLNHSDSLNRGDRMDAVTPTIGNSNNQLNSSFVQVYVPDYSVRAISDIQYVKISRQQYQNALMASRMDKTPQSSDSETTKIELTLTELHDGLPDEMANLLNEQNCVTHNKSNHSMHSEGAI
- the CNNM2 gene encoding metal transporter CNNM2 isoform X1, which encodes MAAAAAWLMAGRPGGGGCEPLVLPLLLGVLLLSRCLGEQPPRGAASASSSSSASSSSSVSSALPDSEETVIIGLRLEDTDDVSFMEKGVLRVSERTRVKLRVYGQNINNETWSRIAFTEHERRREGGEAAEEGRAPASSSSSSSSPSSPSSLQRCGIRTSDIIIRPHIALNRRTSGVIEIDIKPLRKTEKSKSYYLCTSVSSPAAASGGPGGVGVGPGVIGPDGGPWTETLWFYHDGEDTKMIVGEEKKFLLPFWLQVIFISLLLCLSGMFSGLNLGLMALDPMELRIVQNCGTEKEKNYAKRIEPVRRQGNYLLCSLLLGNVLVNTTLTILLDDIAGSGLVAVVVSTIGIVIFGEIVPQAICSRHGLAVGANTIFLTKFFMMMTFPASYPVSKLLDCVLGQEIGTVYNREKLLEMLRVTDPYNDLVKEELNIIQGALELRTKTVEDVMTPLRDCFMITAEAVLDFNTMSEIMESGYTRIPVFEGDRSNIVDLLFVKDLAFVDPDDCTPLKTITRFYNHPLHFVFNDTKLDAMLEEFKKGKSHLAIVQRVNNEGEGDPFYEVLGIVTLEDVIEEIIKSEILDETDLYTDNKTKKKVAHRERKQDFSAFKQTDSEMKIKISPQLLLAMHRFLATEVEAFGPSQMSEKILLRLLKHPNVIQELKYDEKNKKAPEYYLYQRNKPIDYFILILQGKVEVEAGKEGMKFEAGAFSYYGVMALIASPVPLSLSRTFVVSRTELLAAGTPAENKSPPRSCGLNHSDSLNRGDRMDAVTPTIGNSNNQLNSSFVQVYVPDYSVRAISDIQYVKISRQQYQNALMASRMDKTPQSSDSETTKIELTLTELHDGLPDEMANLLNEQNCVTHNKSNHSMHSEGAI